GTGGTGTACCTGCTGAAGAGAATGGGCTTTGTGTTCCCGGATTTTATGCTTTCCTGGCAGATGTTTCTGATCGTACTGGGGATCTTTATCGGTTTCCGGAAAAACTTTCAGGGGCCGGGCTGGCTTATTCTGATTCTGGTAGGTTCTCTGTTCCTTGTAAATGAATTCTTCCTGTTCAATGCGTTGCGAAAGTTTATCTTCCCCATAGCGTTGATTGGCGCAGGTCTGTTTTTCATCCTCCGTCCCAGGAAAACATATGAATTCGTTACCCAGGATCCTAATACCGGCGACCCGACGGGAAAAAAGACCTATCGGGGCAGCGTCAGCAATGAAGACATCATTGATGCTACTTCCATTTTCGGAGGCACCAAGAAAAAAGTGCTCTCCAAGAATTTCCGTGGGGGCGATATGGTGAACGTATTCGGCGGTAGTGAAATTGACCTGCTGCAGGCAGATATCAGCGGAACCGCGGTGTTGGAGGTGACTGCGATATTGGGAGGCGCAACCTTGCTGATCCCTTCTCACTGGAATGTAGTTTCGGAAGCCGTAGCCATACTGGGAGAAGTGAAAGACAAACGGGTGTCGATGGGGAATGTGGATACTACAAAGACGTTGGTATTAAAAGGTACCGTAATTTTAGGGGGAATTGATATTAAGAGTTTTTAGCGGGAAGTGAATAGTAAATCGTTAATGATGAATAGTCAATAAAGAATAGGTGGTGTCTTTGGTTGAATACGGATGTTTTTCCTGACTGGTATCGGCCAGGTCGCAATCTCAAATCTCAAACCCCAAATCTCAAACTCCAAGTCTCAAGTCTCAAATCCAAACAAATTCTGTGTCCACCTCTCCATTAACAGCAAAAAGATTTCTTACACCGGTGATCATCGCCTGGGTGGTTCTGGTAAACGCCCAGGTGTTTTTTTTGCGTAGCTCTTTTCCGTTTTTCCCGCTGTACATTGTTCTTACGGATAGCCTGTTGAGCAATTTACTGCTATTGGTAGCGGGATTGCTGATGTTGAACGTAACCAAGTACTATTTGCCCTCCACCTACCAGTATACCAGCGTTATTGCTGCCTGCCTGGTGCTAACGGGTTTGTGGCTTTTTGTTTCCAATACCTTTTTGAAAATATTTCTGGGCGACTCGGAAGCGTACGCGGCCTTTCTTAAGAATTCGCTGATCATCCGCGCGGGCTTTGCTTTCCTGGTGCTTACAATTCTGACCATTGCTGCCATTTTATGGTACAATTGGGTAGAGCGGCAAAAAGTAGAACAGCGGCGCTTGGATGCAGACCGGCTGTCGCGGGAAGCAGAGCT
The sequence above is a segment of the Niabella agricola genome. Coding sequences within it:
- a CDS encoding LiaF transmembrane domain-containing protein; this encodes MSENNPYNTEFYNKSEKTDQPDPKTSGSQPPYFKERNAQGHIWVGLFLVLIGVVYLLKRMGFVFPDFMLSWQMFLIVLGIFIGFRKNFQGPGWLILILVGSLFLVNEFFLFNALRKFIFPIALIGAGLFFILRPRKTYEFVTQDPNTGDPTGKKTYRGSVSNEDIIDATSIFGGTKKKVLSKNFRGGDMVNVFGGSEIDLLQADISGTAVLEVTAILGGATLLIPSHWNVVSEAVAILGEVKDKRVSMGNVDTTKTLVLKGTVILGGIDIKSF